The following nucleotide sequence is from Acidovorax radicis.
ACATCAAGGGTTTTGCTGACCTCAAGGGCAAGACCATTGGCGTGGATGCGCCCGGCACGGCCCCGTACTTTGGCCTGGCCTGGATGCTGAGCAAGAACGGCATGAGCCTCAAGGACGTGAAGACCACCACGCTGTCGCCCCAGGCGGCCGCGCAGGCCTTTGTGGCGGGCCAGAACGATGCCGCCATGACCTACGAGCCCTACCTGTCTACCGTGCGCAACAACCCTGCCTCGGGCAAGATTTTGGCCACCACGCTCGACTACCCCATGGTGATGGACACCGTGGGCTGCGACCCCACCTGGCTCAAGGCCAACGGCAAGGCTGCGCAGGCGCTGGCCAACTCGTACTTCCAGGCGCTCGACATGATCAAGGCCGACCCGACCAAGTCCAACGAAATCATGGGCGCCGCTGTCAAGCAGACGGGCGAGCAGTTCGCCAAGTCGTCGGCCTTCCTGCGCTGGCAGGACAAGGCGGCCAACCAGAAGTTCTTTGCGGGCGAACTGACCACGTTCATGAAGGACGCTACGGCCATCCTGCTGGAGGCCGGCATCATCCGCAAGGCCAACGAAGACCTGTCGGTGACGTTTGACGCGAGCTTCATCAAGTAAATAGACGGAAGAAGAGCGCTCCATGTCCGCCGTGCAACCCCTGTCCGTTACCGAGCCAAAACCCGAGCAAAAAGCCGGACCACATGCCCCCGCGCGCCGGCGCTCGCTGGCCCCGCTGGAGCCTGTGAGCAGCAGCGCCCGCTGGATGCTCGGGCTGGCCTTCTTCGTCGTGTTCGTGGCGGTGTGGGCGTTCTTCACGTTGGGCGGCTTCGTGTCGCCCACCTTCCTGGCCAGCCCCGTCACCATGGTGAAGGAAGGCTGGCTGCTGTTCACCGAGTACGGCTTCATCAAAGACATCGGCATGACCATCTGGCGTGTGGTCGGTGGCTTCATCCTGGCCGCCATCATTGCCGTGCCGCTGGGCATTGCGATGGGTGCGTACAAGGGCATCGAGGCGTTCTTTGAGCCCTTCGTCTCGTTTTGCCGCTACCTGCCTGCGTCGGCCTTCATCCCGCTGTTGATCCTGTGGGCCGGGATTGGCGAGGCGCAGAAGATCCTGGTCATCTTCATCGGTTCGGTCTTCCAGATCACGCTGATGGTGGCCGTCACCGTGGGTGGTGCGCGGCGCGACCTGGTGGAAGCTGCTTACACCCTGGGCGCGGGCCACAAGGGCATCGTCACGCGCGTGCTCATCCCTGGCGCGGCGCCCGAGATCGCCGAGACCCTGCGCCTGGTATTGGGCTGGGCGTGGACCTATGTGATCGTGGCCGAGCTGATCGGCTCGTCCAGCGGTATCGGCCACATGATCACCGACAGCCAGTCGCTGCTTAACACCGGGCAGATTATCTTCGGCATCATCATCATCGGCCTCATCGGGCTGGTGTCCGACTTCGCCTTCAAGGCGCTCAACCACCGTCTGTTTGCCTGGAGTTTTGTGCGATGAGCAGCGTATCCATCCAAGCCGTCTCGCGTGTCTTCGAGACTGCCAAAGGCCAGCGCACGCAGGCGCTGCAGCCGGTCGATTTCGAGGTGAAGGACAACGACTTCGTGACTATCCTGGGCCCCTCGGGCTGTGGCAAGTCCACGCTGCTGCGCATCGTGGCGGGGCTGGACCACGCCACCAGCGGCCGCGTGCTGCTGGATGGGGTGCCCGTCGAAGGCCCCGGCGCCGACCGCGGCATGGTGTTCCAGAGCTACACGCTGTTCCCCTGGCTCACCATCGAGCAGAACATCCGCTTTGGCCTGCGCGAGCGGGGTATGCCCGAGGCACAGCAAAAGGAACGCGCTGCGTACTTCATCGCCAAGGTCGGCCTGCGCGGCTTCGAGCAGCACTTTCCAAAGCAGCTGTCGGGCGGCATGCAACAGCGTACCGCCATTGCGCGCGCACTGGCCAACGACCCCAAGATTTTGCTGATGGACGAGCCCTTCGGCGCGCTCGACAACCAGACCCGCGTGCTCATGCAGGAGCTGCTGCTGGGCATCTGGGAGGCCGAGCGCAAGACCGTGCTCTTCGTCACCCACGACATCGACGAAGCCATCTTCATGGCCAACCGCGTCGCCGTGTTCAGCGCCCGGCCCGGCCGCATCAAGGCCGAGCTGGCGGTGGACCTGCCGCACCCGCGCCATTACACGATCAAGACCAGCCCCGAGTTCATGGACCTCAAGGCCCGGTTGACCGAGGAGATTCGCGCAGAATCCATGGCTGCCGATTTGCACTGACCCCTGACCTGCCCATGCCTGCCCGTTCTCCTCGCCGCCCCGCAGTTTCTGCCAAAGCCCGCTCTACCACTGCGCCTGCTGCGCGGGCCCCGGTTGCATCGCCTGCCCGTGCGCCTGCCACATCTTCGCGGGCGGACAAGCCCCGGGCTGCGGCGCCTGCGCCCGCAGCCACCCAGGCCATGGCGTTGTACGAGCAGGTCAAAGATTTCATCGCCCGCAAGATCCAGGAGGGCGCCTGGCGCGCGGGGGACCGGCTGCCGTCCGAGAGCGAGCTGGTCACCCAGTTCGGCATCTCGCGCATGACGGTAAACCGCGCTTTGCGCGAACTGGTAGAGCAGGGCCGCATCGTGCGCGTGGCCGGGGTGGGCAGCTTTGTGGCCGAAGACAAGCCCCAGTCCACACTGCTGCAGATTGCCAACCTGGCCAGCGAGATTCGCCAGCGCGGGCACGACTACCGCTGCGATGTGCTGGCGGTCGATCGTGTGTCGGCCTCGCTCGAGGTGGCTGCGGCGCTGGATTTGCGCACGGGCGAGTCGGTGTTCCATTCGCTGTGCGTGCACCGTGAAGACGGTCTGCCGGTGCAGTTGGAAGACCGCCACGTCAACCCCCGCCAGGTTCCGCAATTTGCGGTGCAAGACTTTACGCAATTGCAGCCGTCCGAATATCTAGTGCGCAACGTGCCGTTTGACCAGGTCGAACATGTGGTCGATGCCGTCATGCCCACCGCTGAGCAAGCGGCGCTGCTGGAGATGCCTGCGACTGAGCCCTGCCTACTTCTCACGCGGCGCACCTGGTCGCGTGGCGTGCCCATCACGGTGGTGCGCTGCTTGCACCCGGCATCACGCTACCGGCTGGGCAGCCGCTTTCGGGCCGACGGCAACCCGGCCGCAGGCTGAGAGCGGCTCACAAAACTCCCCTGGCGTCGTTGTCTCGCCTTGTCGTACGCTTGTACTGCCTGCGGCGAAACGCCTAGCCAGGGACGCTTTGCTGAGTTTTGTGAGCCGCTCTGAATCTGCCCCGCAGCCGCCACTGCAGGTTTCACCTCTTTTCAAATACCGATTTTTCGCTGATACTAACCTGTATATACAGGATGAGACTTATGACCACTTCCGCACCTTTGGCCTCCCATTCCCCCGCCGCCATCAAGCTGGTGCCGGGCTCCGTCACCCTGGCAACGCTGCGCCGCATCCATGCAGGCGGCGTGGCCTTGCAGCTGGACGGGGGTGCCCTCGCAGGGATGCAGGCCGCTCAGGCCGTGGTGCAGCGCATCGTGGACGAGGACCAGGTGGTCTACGGCATCAACACCGGCTTTGGCAAGCTGGCCAGCACCAAGATTGCCCACGACCGCTTGGCCGAACTGCAGCGCAACCTGGTGCTGTCACACAGCGTGGGCACGGGCGATGCGCTGCCCGACGGCGTGGTGCGCCTTATCCTGGCCACCAAGGCGGTGAGTCTGGCACGCGGCCACTCGGGTATTCGCCCCGCCATCGTGGATGCACTGCTGGCCTTGGCCAATGCCAATGTGCTGCCGGTGATTCCCGCCAAGGGCTCGGTGGGGGCGTCAGGCGACCTGGCGCCGCTGGCGCACCTGTCGTGCGTGTTGATTGGCGAAGGGCAGGCCAAGGTGAACGGCCAGGTGGTGTCGGGCGCAGAAGCCATGCGCTCCATCGGTTTGCAGCCCTTTGTGCTGGGCCCCAAGGAAGGGTTGGCTTTGCTCAACGGCACCCAGGTGTCTACCGCACTGGCGCTGGCCGGGCTGTTTGGGGCTGAGAACGTGCTGGCCGCAGGCCTGGTGGCGGGCTGTCTGTCGCTCGAAGCCATCAAGGGCTCGGTCAAGCCGTTCGATGCCCGCATCCACGAGGCGCGGGGCCAGCTCGGCCAGATCGCCGTGGCGGCCGCCGTGCGCGGGCTGCTGGAGGGCAGCGAAATCGACCCATCGCACCCCAATTGCGGGCGGGTGCAAGACCCATACTCCATCCGCTGCGTGCCGCAGGTGATGGGCGCGTGCCTGGACAACCTGCAGCATGCTGCACGCGTGCTGCGCATCGAGGCCAATGCCGCATCGGACAACCCGCTGGTGTTCACGGACACGGGTGAAGTCATCTCTGGCGGCAACTTCCACGCCGAGCCCGTGGCCTTTGCAGCCGACATCATTGCGCTGGCCGTGGCCGAGATCGGCGCCATCTCCGAGCGCCGCATGGCCCTGCTGCTCGATACGGGCCTGTCGGGCCTGCCAGCCTTCTTGATCCGAGACAGCGGGGTGAACTCCGGCTTCATGATTGCCCAGGTCACTGCCGCCGCACTGGCCGCCGAGAACCAGTGCCTGGCCAACCCCAGCAGCGTGACCAGCCTGCCCACCTCCGCCAACCAGGAGGACCATGTCTCCATGGCCACCTATGGCGCCCGCCGCCTGGCCGACATGGTGAACAACACCGCGGTGGTGGTGGGCGTGGAGGCTATGGCTGCCGCGCAGGGCATGGAGTTCGATAGATCGCTGAAATCCTCGCCCCTGATCGAAGCGCAATTCGCCGCCATCCGCCAGCGCGTGTCCTTCTTGGAGCAAGACCGCTACCTGGCCCCGGACATCGACGCCATGCGCGAGTGGGCTCTGCAGGCCGATTGGCCCGCACCGCTGCGCGCCTGCCAGCCCAGCCACGCCTGATAGGCATCACCCCTTCTAGCCACATACCCCAGGAGCCCACCATGAACGCCAACGACGCCATCATTGCTGCAGCAGCTTCCGCCAACACCGACCCCCGCCACGACGCCAGCCGCGTGATCCGCGCGCCGTGTGGCAGCCAGCTCACCTGCAAGAGCTGGCTCACCGAAGCGGCCTATCGCATGATCCAGAACAACCTGGACGCCGAAGTGGCCGAGCGCCCGCAGGACCTGGTGGTGTACGGCGGCATCGGCCGCGCCGCACGCAACTGGGAGTGTTATGACCAGATCCTCGCGTCGCTCAAGGACCTGAACGACGACGAGACCCTGCTCATCCAGTCCGGCAAGCCCGTGGGCGTGTTCAAGACCCACGCCAACGCACCCCGCGTGCTGCTGGCCAACAGCAACCTGGTGCCCAAGTGGGCCAACTGGGAGCACTTCAGCGAGCTGGACCAAAAGGGCCTGTTCATGTACGGCCAGATGACGGCGGGCAGCTGGATCTACATCGGCACGCAGGGCATCGTGCAGGGCACCTACGAGACCTTTGCCGAAGCAGGTCGCAAGCACTACGGCGGCTCGCTGGAAGGCAAGTGGATTCTGACCGCCGGTCTGGGCGGCATGGGCGGCGCGCAGCCGCTGGCCGCCACTTTTGCGGGCGCGGTGTCGCTCAACATCGAATGCCAGCAAAGCAGCATCGACTTCCGCCTGCGCACACGCTACGTGGACAAGCAGGCACGCGACATCGACCATGCGTTCGAGCTGATTCAGCAGCACACGGCTGCCAAAGAGGCCGTGTCGATTGCCCTGCTGGGCAATGCCGCAGAGATCCTGCCCGAGCTGGTGCGCCGCGCCAAGGCCGGTGGCCTCAAGCCCGACCTGGTGACCGACCAGACCTCGGCCCACGACCTCGTCAACGGCTACTTGCCTGCAGGCTGGACGGTGGCCCAGTGGCGCGCCGCGCAGCAGGACGTGACGCAGCACGAGGTGCTGAAGAAGGCGGCAGCCAAGTCCTGCGCCGTGCATGTGCAGGCCATGCTCGACTTCCAGCACATGGGCATCCCGGTGGTGGACTACGGCAACAACATTCGCCAGGTGGCGTTTGACGAAGGCGTGAAGAACGCATTCGACTTCCCCGGCTTTGTGCCCGCCTACATCCGTCCGCTGTTTTGCGAAGGCAAGGGCCCGTTCCGCTGGGTGGCGCTGTCGGGCGACCCGGAGGACATCCGCAAGACCGACGCCAAGATCAAGGAGCTGTTCCCCGCGAACAAACACGTGCACCGCTGGCTCGACATGGCGGGTGAGCGCATCGCCTTCCAGGGTCTGCCCGCGCGCATCTGCTGGCTGGGCCTGGGCGAGCGCCACATCGCGGGCCTGGCCTTCAACGAGATGGTCAAGAGCGGCGAGCTGAAGGCCCCCATCGTCATCGGCCGCGACCACCTGGACACCGGCAGCGTGGCCAGCCCCAACCGCGAGACCGAAGGCATGCGCGACGGCACTGACGCCGTGAGCGACTGGCCGCTGCTCAACGCGCTGCTCAACACCGCAGGCGGCGCCACCTGGGTCAGCCTGCACCACGGCGGTGGCGTGGGCATGGGCTACTCGCAGCACTCGGGCATGGTCATCGTGGCCGACGGCACCGACGCCGCAGCCGAGCGCCTGGCGCGCGTGCTGGTCAATGACTGCGGCAGCGGCGTGATGCGCCATGCCGACGCGGGCTATGAACTGGCGGTGGAAACGGCCAAGAAGCAGGGGCTGAAGCTGCCGATGGTGAAGTGACGGGGAAGAGGGTCATGACAAGGGTGTGAAAAAAGGGAACTGCATTCCCATTTGCTGGGAATTGTGGGTTTGAATGCCGCAGCAATCCTTTGATACTGAGCCCATGCCCACCCGTGGACCGACCTCCGTTACTGCTGCCGACCGTGTTCTGCACGTGCTGGCGGTGCTGGCGCAGCACGGCCAGCCCATGTCGGCTGCCGAGCTGGTGGAGGCCACGGGCCTGGCCCGCAGCACGCTGTACCGGCAACTCGCGCGGCTCAAGCTGTGGGGTTTTGTGCTGGAGAGCAGCGGGCACTACGCGCCCGGGCCGCTCAGCCTGCAACTGGCCCTGGGCTTTGACATGGCGTCGCACCTGGTGCACCACGCGCGGCCGGACATGCAGGCCCTGGCCCGGCAGTCCCACGAAAGCGTGGGGCTGGTGGTGGCCGTGAATGACAGCGTGGTGTGCCTGGACATGGTGGACAGCACGCAGGCCCTGCGCTGCTCGTTTGAAAAAGGGCGCAGCGTGCCGCTGCGCGCGGGCGCCTCGGCCAAATGCCTGCTCGCCCATGTGGCCCCGGCCACGCGCAACGCCATTCTGGACCTGCACTACGGCGCAGGCACCACCGAGCGCCAGGCCGCGCTGACCGAGCTGGAAGGCATTGCCAAGGCGGGTTACGCCGTCAGCTCTGGCGAGGTGGATGCCGGTGTTTGGGGCGTCAGCGTGCCCGTGTTCGGTTCTCCCCGGCAGGCCGCCGGGGCCATCACGCTGATGGCCCCGATCTTGCGTGCCCAGGGGCAGCAGGTCGCGCTCACCGGCATGGCCGTCGTCGCCGCAGCGCGTATTTCCCGCCAGCTCACTTCCCCTTGATTTCCCCCACCCCTCCTCAGGAGATTTTCCCATGAACCTTCGTCGCAACCTTCTTCTGGCCAGCCTGGCCGCCGCAGCTTTTTGCACCACGGGTGCGCAGGCGCAAGACAACGTGCTGCGTGTGGGCACTGATGCCACGTTTCCGCCCATGGAGTTTGTCGAGAACGGCAAACGCACGGGCTTTGATGTTGAGCTGGTGGAAGCGATTGCCAAGTCGATGGGCAAGCAGGTCGAATGGGTGGACATCGACTTCAAGGGGCTGATTCCCGGCCTGATCTCCAAGCGTTTTGATATGGCGGTATCGGCCATCTACATCACCGACGAGCGCAAGAAGGTGGTGGACTTCACCGACTCCTACTACGCGGGCGGCCTGGTGGTGATGGTGAAGGCCGACAACAAGGCCATCAACAAGCTCGCCGACCTGGACGGCAAGAAGGTCAGCGTGCAGGTGGGCACCAAGTCGGTGGCGTACCTGACCGAGAAATTCCCCAAGGTGCAGCGCGTTGAGGTTGAAAAGAACCAGGAGATGTTCAACCTCGTGGACATCGGCCGCGCGGACGCTGCAGTGACGGGTAAGCCCGCCGCCTTCCAGTACGTGCGCACCCGCCCGGGTCTGCGTGTGCTCGATGAGCAGCTCACCACCGAGGAATACGGCATGGCCCTGCGCAAGGACACGCCCGAGCTGACGAAGGCCGTCAACGGTGCCATCACCAAGCTCAAGGCCGATGGCACCTATGCGGCCATCGTCAAGAAGTGGTTCAGCAACAGCGCTGCCAAGTAAACAGCAACCTAACGTTGCCGAACTGAGCCATGGAACTCGATTTTTCTCCTGTCTGGGCCGGGGTGCCCCAGTTGCTGGCGGGCGCGCTGGTCACCGTGGAAATCACGGCCGCCTCGCTGCTGCTGGGCTGCGTCATGGGCCTGCTGGTGGGCATTGGCCGCCTGAACCCCAAGCGCCGGGTGGTCTACGCCCTGTGCACCGCCTACGTGGCTGCGATCCGCGGCACGCCGCTGCTGGTGCAGCTGTTCATCCTGTTCTTTGGTCTGCCGCAGTTCGGCATCTTGTTGCCCGCTTTTGTGTGTGGCGTGATCGGCCTGGGCATCTATTCGGGCGCCTATGTGTCCGAGGTGGTGCGCGGCGCCATCCAGTCCATCGACAAGGGGCAGATGGAGGCGGCGCGCTCCATCGGCATGTCCTCGGGCCTGGCCATGCGCACCGTGGTGCTGCCACAGGCTGTGGTGCGCATGATTCCGCCACTGGGCAATGAGTTCATCGCGCTGATCAAGAACTCGGCGCTGGTGTCGCTGCTCACCATCCACGACCTGATGCACGAAGGGCAGAAGATCATCAGTGTGTCGTATCGCTCGCTGGAGGTGTACCTGGCGATTGCGGTGGTGTATTTCATCCTCACGGGTGTCACTTCGTTGGTGCTGCGCCGCATGGAGCTGCGCCTGCGTGCCGGGGGGATGGTGCAATGAAGAAAAATTCTGTGATGACTGGAGCAAGCCAATCCGCCGAGCCCATCGTGCGCATTCGCGGACTGCGCAAGTCGTTTGGCAGCCATGTAGTGCTGAACGGCATCGACTTTGACGTGCTGCCGTCGCAGGTGGTGGTGGTCATCGGGCCCAGCGGCTCGGGCAAGAGCACCTTCCTGCGCTGCTGCAATGGCCTGGAGCAGCCCGAGGGCGGCACGGTCGAGATCTGCGGCCGCACGCTGGTGCAGGACGGCCGCATGCTGCCTGACCATGACCTGAACGCCCTGCGCGAAGAGGTGGGCATGGTGTTCCAGTCGTTCAACCTGTTCCCGCACTTGTCGGTGCTCGACAACGTCACGCTGGGCCCGCGCAAGCTGCGTGGTCTCTCGCGCAAAGAGGCCGAGGATCGCGCCCAAGCGCTGTTGGCCAAGGTGGGCCTGGCGCACAAGGCGTTGGCCATGCCCGCCAGCCTGTCGGGCGGGCAAAAGCAGCGTGTGGCCATTGCCAGGGCGCTGGCCATGGAGCCGCGCGTGATGCTGTTCGACGAGCCCACGTCGGCGCTGGACCCGGAGCTGGTGGGCGAGGTGCTGCAGGTCATGAAGCTGCTGGCCAGCGAAGGCATGACCATGATGGTCGTGACGCACGAAATGGACTTTGCGCGCGAGGTGGGCGACGTGGTCGTGGTGATGGACGGCGGCGGCATCATCGAGGCCGGCGTGCCCGTCACCATCTTCACCAACCCCACGCAGGAGCGCACGCGCTCCTTCCTGCAGGCGGTGCTCACCCGCACCTGAGCCAGGGGGGCGCATCGTGGGCGACAACGGTTAACAACACACAAGGAGACGGCCTCGCATGCCCCCGTTTTTACCCGCCGTGGACCAGCGCCAGCAAGATCGCTTTCAACAGCACATTCAACAGCGTTTGCAGGCACGCCTGACCCCAGACGACATTGCCCGCTTTGACCGTGACGGCGCGCTGTGCATCCAGCAGCTGCTCACGCCCGAAGAAGTGGCGCTGCTGCGCGATGGCATCGATGCCAATCTGGCCGCGCCCAGCCCGCGCGCCAAGG
It contains:
- a CDS encoding ABC transporter substrate-binding protein; this encodes MTRSVVKWTSLAAATACMMALAAPAQAQDTKIVLGMSGWTGFAPLTLADKAGIFKKNGLDVEIKMIPQKDRHLALASKSIQCAATTVETHVAWNANGVPIVQIFQMDKSYGADGIAVRGDIKGFADLKGKTIGVDAPGTAPYFGLAWMLSKNGMSLKDVKTTTLSPQAAAQAFVAGQNDAAMTYEPYLSTVRNNPASGKILATTLDYPMVMDTVGCDPTWLKANGKAAQALANSYFQALDMIKADPTKSNEIMGAAVKQTGEQFAKSSAFLRWQDKAANQKFFAGELTTFMKDATAILLEAGIIRKANEDLSVTFDASFIK
- a CDS encoding ABC transporter permease, encoding MSAVQPLSVTEPKPEQKAGPHAPARRRSLAPLEPVSSSARWMLGLAFFVVFVAVWAFFTLGGFVSPTFLASPVTMVKEGWLLFTEYGFIKDIGMTIWRVVGGFILAAIIAVPLGIAMGAYKGIEAFFEPFVSFCRYLPASAFIPLLILWAGIGEAQKILVIFIGSVFQITLMVAVTVGGARRDLVEAAYTLGAGHKGIVTRVLIPGAAPEIAETLRLVLGWAWTYVIVAELIGSSSGIGHMITDSQSLLNTGQIIFGIIIIGLIGLVSDFAFKALNHRLFAWSFVR
- a CDS encoding ABC transporter ATP-binding protein → MSSVSIQAVSRVFETAKGQRTQALQPVDFEVKDNDFVTILGPSGCGKSTLLRIVAGLDHATSGRVLLDGVPVEGPGADRGMVFQSYTLFPWLTIEQNIRFGLRERGMPEAQQKERAAYFIAKVGLRGFEQHFPKQLSGGMQQRTAIARALANDPKILLMDEPFGALDNQTRVLMQELLLGIWEAERKTVLFVTHDIDEAIFMANRVAVFSARPGRIKAELAVDLPHPRHYTIKTSPEFMDLKARLTEEIRAESMAADLH
- the hutC gene encoding histidine utilization repressor, translating into MPARSPRRPAVSAKARSTTAPAARAPVASPARAPATSSRADKPRAAAPAPAATQAMALYEQVKDFIARKIQEGAWRAGDRLPSESELVTQFGISRMTVNRALRELVEQGRIVRVAGVGSFVAEDKPQSTLLQIANLASEIRQRGHDYRCDVLAVDRVSASLEVAAALDLRTGESVFHSLCVHREDGLPVQLEDRHVNPRQVPQFAVQDFTQLQPSEYLVRNVPFDQVEHVVDAVMPTAEQAALLEMPATEPCLLLTRRTWSRGVPITVVRCLHPASRYRLGSRFRADGNPAAG
- the hutH gene encoding histidine ammonia-lyase; the protein is MTTSAPLASHSPAAIKLVPGSVTLATLRRIHAGGVALQLDGGALAGMQAAQAVVQRIVDEDQVVYGINTGFGKLASTKIAHDRLAELQRNLVLSHSVGTGDALPDGVVRLILATKAVSLARGHSGIRPAIVDALLALANANVLPVIPAKGSVGASGDLAPLAHLSCVLIGEGQAKVNGQVVSGAEAMRSIGLQPFVLGPKEGLALLNGTQVSTALALAGLFGAENVLAAGLVAGCLSLEAIKGSVKPFDARIHEARGQLGQIAVAAAVRGLLEGSEIDPSHPNCGRVQDPYSIRCVPQVMGACLDNLQHAARVLRIEANAASDNPLVFTDTGEVISGGNFHAEPVAFAADIIALAVAEIGAISERRMALLLDTGLSGLPAFLIRDSGVNSGFMIAQVTAAALAAENQCLANPSSVTSLPTSANQEDHVSMATYGARRLADMVNNTAVVVGVEAMAAAQGMEFDRSLKSSPLIEAQFAAIRQRVSFLEQDRYLAPDIDAMREWALQADWPAPLRACQPSHA
- the hutU gene encoding urocanate hydratase; its protein translation is MNANDAIIAAAASANTDPRHDASRVIRAPCGSQLTCKSWLTEAAYRMIQNNLDAEVAERPQDLVVYGGIGRAARNWECYDQILASLKDLNDDETLLIQSGKPVGVFKTHANAPRVLLANSNLVPKWANWEHFSELDQKGLFMYGQMTAGSWIYIGTQGIVQGTYETFAEAGRKHYGGSLEGKWILTAGLGGMGGAQPLAATFAGAVSLNIECQQSSIDFRLRTRYVDKQARDIDHAFELIQQHTAAKEAVSIALLGNAAEILPELVRRAKAGGLKPDLVTDQTSAHDLVNGYLPAGWTVAQWRAAQQDVTQHEVLKKAAAKSCAVHVQAMLDFQHMGIPVVDYGNNIRQVAFDEGVKNAFDFPGFVPAYIRPLFCEGKGPFRWVALSGDPEDIRKTDAKIKELFPANKHVHRWLDMAGERIAFQGLPARICWLGLGERHIAGLAFNEMVKSGELKAPIVIGRDHLDTGSVASPNRETEGMRDGTDAVSDWPLLNALLNTAGGATWVSLHHGGGVGMGYSQHSGMVIVADGTDAAAERLARVLVNDCGSGVMRHADAGYELAVETAKKQGLKLPMVK
- a CDS encoding IclR family transcriptional regulator — encoded protein: MPTRGPTSVTAADRVLHVLAVLAQHGQPMSAAELVEATGLARSTLYRQLARLKLWGFVLESSGHYAPGPLSLQLALGFDMASHLVHHARPDMQALARQSHESVGLVVAVNDSVVCLDMVDSTQALRCSFEKGRSVPLRAGASAKCLLAHVAPATRNAILDLHYGAGTTERQAALTELEGIAKAGYAVSSGEVDAGVWGVSVPVFGSPRQAAGAITLMAPILRAQGQQVALTGMAVVAAARISRQLTSP
- a CDS encoding transporter substrate-binding domain-containing protein, producing the protein MNLRRNLLLASLAAAAFCTTGAQAQDNVLRVGTDATFPPMEFVENGKRTGFDVELVEAIAKSMGKQVEWVDIDFKGLIPGLISKRFDMAVSAIYITDERKKVVDFTDSYYAGGLVVMVKADNKAINKLADLDGKKVSVQVGTKSVAYLTEKFPKVQRVEVEKNQEMFNLVDIGRADAAVTGKPAAFQYVRTRPGLRVLDEQLTTEEYGMALRKDTPELTKAVNGAITKLKADGTYAAIVKKWFSNSAAK
- a CDS encoding amino acid ABC transporter permease, with the protein product MELDFSPVWAGVPQLLAGALVTVEITAASLLLGCVMGLLVGIGRLNPKRRVVYALCTAYVAAIRGTPLLVQLFILFFGLPQFGILLPAFVCGVIGLGIYSGAYVSEVVRGAIQSIDKGQMEAARSIGMSSGLAMRTVVLPQAVVRMIPPLGNEFIALIKNSALVSLLTIHDLMHEGQKIISVSYRSLEVYLAIAVVYFILTGVTSLVLRRMELRLRAGGMVQ
- a CDS encoding amino acid ABC transporter ATP-binding protein; amino-acid sequence: MTGASQSAEPIVRIRGLRKSFGSHVVLNGIDFDVLPSQVVVVIGPSGSGKSTFLRCCNGLEQPEGGTVEICGRTLVQDGRMLPDHDLNALREEVGMVFQSFNLFPHLSVLDNVTLGPRKLRGLSRKEAEDRAQALLAKVGLAHKALAMPASLSGGQKQRVAIARALAMEPRVMLFDEPTSALDPELVGEVLQVMKLLASEGMTMMVVTHEMDFAREVGDVVVVMDGGGIIEAGVPVTIFTNPTQERTRSFLQAVLTRT